Proteins from one Coffea arabica cultivar ET-39 chromosome 8c, Coffea Arabica ET-39 HiFi, whole genome shotgun sequence genomic window:
- the LOC113706396 gene encoding late embryogenesis abundant protein At1g64065 isoform X2 — MGEKEQAKPLAPASHRIHVEEGAEAQSMETKNYSSRRRCIKCCGISTALILILATTMLVLAFTVFRVKKPVLTMNSVKVEGLDVAMEANFRLGTNVTLVVDVSMKNPNVASFKLDNSTTYLYYGGKMVGEAMTPPGHARARRTMHMNITVDILADQLLDVHRLGSDLQAGALPMGSYTRISGKVNILNIIKKRVVVRMNCTMTVDIHSQSMRDQDCKKHVSL; from the exons ATGGGCGAGAAAGAACAG GCTAAGCCTTTGGCTCCGGCATCCCACAGGATCCACGTAGAGGAAGGAGCTGAAGCTCAGTCCATGGAGACTAAAAATTACAGCAGCAGGAGGAGGTGCATCAAATGCTGTGGCATCTCTACCGCCCTCATATTGATTCTAGCTACGACCATGTTGGTGCTTGCTTTCACCGTATTTCGCGTTAAAAAACCCGTTTTGACGATGAACTCCGTCAAGGTCGAAGGATTGGATGTTGCTATGGAGGCAAATTTTCGTCTGGGGACAAACGTGACACTTGTAGTAGATGTCTCGATGAAAAATCCGAACGTGGCCTCCTTCAAGTTAGATAATTCGACGACTTATCTTTATTATGGTGGCAAGATGGTTGGGGAAGCCATGACTCCGCCGGGGCATGCCAGGGCGAGGCGGACGATGCATATGAATATCACGGTGGATATTCTGGCAGATCAACTGCTGGATGTGCACCGGCTGGGGAGTGATCTGCAAGCAGGGGCTTTGCCTATGGGTAGCTACACAAGAATAAGCGGTAAAGTCAACATTTTAAACATCATTAAGAAGCGCGTTGTTGTGAGAATGAATTGCACTATGACAGTTGATATCCACAGCCAGTCCATGAGGGATCAGGACTGCAAGAAACATGTTTCCCTCTAG
- the LOC140013201 gene encoding late embryogenesis abundant protein At1g64065-like yields MPRNQQVEVEPLSPAAAPYWNNIDDDGLPVEFKRHRRHQKYVLCCGCVTALILILVVVVCVLIFTVFGARCPKLRVNSLQIDGLDRVNWTDIRPNTNLSIIADVSVKNPNIASFKYNNASTILYYDGNIVGGAKTPGATAKAGRTLRLNVTMDILLAKVLNVSRLQADYLAGILPMSSYTRISGRVKIFNLIKRGVVVRTNCSMIVNVTSYTIKHQDCKRKVTL; encoded by the coding sequence ATGCCTAGGAACCAGCAAGTTGAAGTAGAACCTCTCTCCCCAGCTGCGGCCCCTTACTGGAACAACATAGATGATGATGGCCTCCCCGTGGAATTTAAGCGTCATCGCCGCCACCAGAAGTACGTCCTGTGCTGTGGCTGCGTCACCGCCCTGATTTTGATTCTAGTGGTGGTTGTCTGTGTGCTAATCTTCACCGTTTTTGGTGCTAGATGTCCAAAACTGAGAGTGAACTCGCTCCAGATTGATGGCTTGGATCGTGTCAACTGGACAGATATTAGGCCTAACACAAATTTGTCCATCATAGCCGATGTCTCAGTGAAAAATCCAAATATAGCCTCCTTCAAATACAACAATGCATCAACCATTCTTTACTATGATGGGAACATCGTCGGAGGAGCTAAGACACCAGGAGCAACTGCCAAGGCTGGTCGGACTCTCAGATTGAACGTGACTATGGATATTCTGCTTGCCAAAGTCCTGAATGTTTCCCGGCTGCAGGCTGATTATCTTGCAGGGATACTGCCAATGAGTAGCTACACCAGAATCAGTGGCAGGGTGAAAATTTTTAACCTTATAAAAAGGGGTGTTGTTGTAAGGACAAATTGCAGCATGATTGTTAATGTTACTAGTTATACCATTAAACATCAGGACTGCAAGAGAAAAGTTACTCTGTAG
- the LOC140013241 gene encoding late embryogenesis abundant protein At1g64065, whose product MSEESHVTPLAPPQIYRRSDEEWGATATTKPKVIHHKHGRSSKCFVYLLLFLVLLSIASLAFGLVVLRINAPKLKLELVEIKNLKYTAPDFASLNMTMVAQVKIYNQNFGGFTFHNGSTSVVYGNTTLGMTYCKSGLVRGRNSERMTVAVQVKANNGLAENKNFSSDMGSGLVKLSSYANLRGEIRVLKHFTRRRTSFMNCTMSLNLTSQAVQDLRCM is encoded by the coding sequence ATGTCGGAGGAAAGCCACGTAACTCCACTAGCACCGCCACAAATTTACCGGAGAAGTGATGAAGAATGGGGGGCTACGGCTACCACAAAACCAAAAGTCATTCATCACAAGCACGGAAGAAGCAGCAAATGTTTCGTCTACCTCTTACTGTTTCTCGTCCTACTAAGCATAGCTTCTTTAGCCTTCGGATTAGTAGTTCTGCGAATCAACGCCCCTAAGCTTAAGCTGGAGCTGGTGGAGATAAAGAATCTCAAGTACACAGCTCCAGATTTTGCTTCACTGAACATGACTATGGTTGCACAAGTGAAGATTTATAATCAGAACTTCGGTGGATTCACGTTTCACAACGGCAGCACGAGCGTGGTGTATGGGAACACCACTCTCGGGATGACGTATTGTAAAAGCGGGCTTGTTAGGGGCAGAAACTCCGAGAGAATGACCGTTGCTGTACAGGTAAAAGCCAATAATGGTTTAGCTGAGAACAAGAATTTTAGCAGTGATATGGGCTCGGGGTTGGTGAAATTGAGCAGCTATGCTAATCTTAGGGGTGAAATTCGTGTGTTGAAGCATTTTACTAGGCGTAGAACTTCATTCATGAACTGTACCATGAGTCTTAACTTGACGAGCCAAGCAGTCCAGGATCTGAGATGCATGTAA
- the LOC113706396 gene encoding late embryogenesis abundant protein At1g64065 isoform X1: MGEKEQAKPLAPAMGEKEQAKPLAPASHRIHVEEGAEAQSMETKNYSSRRRCIKCCGISTALILILATTMLVLAFTVFRVKKPVLTMNSVKVEGLDVAMEANFRLGTNVTLVVDVSMKNPNVASFKLDNSTTYLYYGGKMVGEAMTPPGHARARRTMHMNITVDILADQLLDVHRLGSDLQAGALPMGSYTRISGKVNILNIIKKRVVVRMNCTMTVDIHSQSMRDQDCKKHVSL; the protein is encoded by the coding sequence ATGGGCGAGAAAGAACAGGCTAAGCCTTTGGCTCCTGCCATGGGCGAGAAAGAACAGGCTAAGCCTTTGGCTCCGGCATCCCACAGGATCCACGTAGAGGAAGGAGCTGAAGCTCAGTCCATGGAGACTAAAAATTACAGCAGCAGGAGGAGGTGCATCAAATGCTGTGGCATCTCTACCGCCCTCATATTGATTCTAGCTACGACCATGTTGGTGCTTGCTTTCACCGTATTTCGCGTTAAAAAACCCGTTTTGACGATGAACTCCGTCAAGGTCGAAGGATTGGATGTTGCTATGGAGGCAAATTTTCGTCTGGGGACAAACGTGACACTTGTAGTAGATGTCTCGATGAAAAATCCGAACGTGGCCTCCTTCAAGTTAGATAATTCGACGACTTATCTTTATTATGGTGGCAAGATGGTTGGGGAAGCCATGACTCCGCCGGGGCATGCCAGGGCGAGGCGGACGATGCATATGAATATCACGGTGGATATTCTGGCAGATCAACTGCTGGATGTGCACCGGCTGGGGAGTGATCTGCAAGCAGGGGCTTTGCCTATGGGTAGCTACACAAGAATAAGCGGTAAAGTCAACATTTTAAACATCATTAAGAAGCGCGTTGTTGTGAGAATGAATTGCACTATGACAGTTGATATCCACAGCCAGTCCATGAGGGATCAGGACTGCAAGAAACATGTTTCCCTCTAG
- the LOC113707243 gene encoding respiratory burst oxidase homolog protein A-like — MRGFSKHERRWGSDSVPVDRAVSSSSSPGTDSAAASSVGTEEFVEVTLDLQDDDTIILRSVEPATVINVDNDVTVLTGGSLSGVETPVSGSASVSRSPTMKRSSSNRLLQFSQELKAEAKAKAKQFSQELKAELRRFSWSHGHASRTPASSTGAGNSGLESALAARAMRRQRAQLDRTRSGAQKALRGLKFISNSKTNGVDAWNEVQKNFYKLAKEGYLYRADFAQCIGMRDSKEFALELFDALSRRRRLKVEKISRDELYEYWSQITDGSFDSRLQIFFDMVDKNEDGRITEEEVKEIIMLSASANKLSRLKEQAEEYAALIMEELDPERLGYIELWQLETLLLQKDTYLSYSQALSYTSQALSQNLQGLRKKGPIRTMSTKLVYYVQENWRRIWVLTLWFVIMVGLFTWKFYQYKQKDAFKVMGYCLLTAKGAAETLKFNMALVLLPVCRNTITWLRSTRLGCLVPFDDNINFHKTIAAAIVIGVILHAGNHLACDFPRLINETDETYAHYFFNDFGQHKPQYLDLVRGIEGVTGILMLIFMAIAFTLATRWFRRSLVKLPKPFDRLTGFNAFWYSHHLFVVVYILLIIHGFFLYLVHKWYLKTTWMFLAVPVLLYAGERTLRFFRSGFYPVRLLKVAIYPGNVLTLQMSKPPQFRYKSGQYMFVQCPTVSPFEWHPFSITSAPGDDYLSIHIRQLGDWTQELKRVFSEACEPPMAGKSGLLRADETTKRSLPKLLIDGPYGAPAQDYWKYDVLLLVGLGIGATPFISILKDLLNNIVKMEEQADSVTDFSRHSDQINGSTTSPSLDKVSGKRKKTLRTTNAYFYWVTREQGSFDWFKGVMNEVAELDQRGVIEMHNYLTSVYEEGDARSALITMVQALNHAKNGVDVVSGTRVRTHFARPNWKKVLSKICTKHANARIGVFYCGAPVLAKELGKLCQEYNQKGSTKFEFHKEHF; from the exons atgagagGATTTTCGAAGCACGAACGTCGGTGGGGCTCCGACTCTGTTCCGGTGGATAGAGCCGTCAGCAGCTCCTCCTCCCCCGGGACCGACTCCGCCGCTGCGTCATCAGTAGGTACGGAAGAGTTCGTCGAGGTCACGCTTGATCTCCAGGACGATGACACCATCATTTTACGGAGCGTCGAACCGGCGACTGTCATCAACGTGGACAATGACGTCACTGTACTCACCGGCGGGAGTTTAAGCGGAGTTGAGACGCCAGTTTCAGGCTCGGCCAGCGTTTCTCGGTCCCCGACGATGAAGAGGAGCTCGTCCAACCGCCTTCTGCAGTTTTCCCAAGAGCTGAAGGCGGAGGCCAAGGCGAAGGCGAAGCAATTCTCCCAGGAGCTTAAGGCGGAGCTGCGGCGGTTTTCGTGGAGCCATGGACATGCATCACGTACTCCAGCCTCGTCGACAGGAGCAGGGAACAGTGGCTTGGAATCGGCTTTAGCGGCTCGCGCCATGCGTCGACAGCGAGCTCAGCTCGACCGAACTCGTTCCGGCGCTCAGAAAGCTCTGCGAGGACTCAAATTCATCAGTAACAGCAAAACTAACGGCGTTGATGCCTGGAACgaagttcagaaaaatttttacaagCTTGCTAAAGAGGGTTATCTTTACCGTGCCGATTTCGCACAATGCATAG GGATGAGAGATTCTAAGGAATTTGCGCTGGAATTATTTGATGCATTAAGCCGAAGGAGAAGATTGAAGGTGGAGAAGATCAGCCGAGATGAACTGTACGAGTACTGGTCCCAGATCACCGATGGGAGTTTTGATTCTCGGCTTCAGATATTCTTTGACAT GGTGGACAAGAACGAAGATGGTCGAATTACTGAAGAGGAAGTTAAAGAG ATTATCATGCTAAGTGCTTCTGCAAATAAGTTATCAAGATTGAAGGAGCAAGCAGAGGAATATGCAGCTTTGATCATGGAAGAGTTAGATCCTGAAAGGCTTGGCTACATTGAG TTGTGGCAGCTGGAAACACTACTGCTTCAAAAGGACACGTATTTAAGCTACAGCCAAGCCCTGAGCTACACGAGCCAAGCTTTGAGCCAGAACCTACAAGGGCTGAGGAAAAAAGGCCCCATCAGAACTATGAGCACAAAATTGGTTTATTACGTGCAAGAAAATTGGAGGAGAATTTGGGTTCTGACGTTGTGGTTCGTGATTATGGTTGGACTCTTCACTTGGAAGTTTTATCAGTACAAGCAGAAGGATGCATTTAAGGTCATGGGCTACTGTCTCCTCACGGCTAAAGGTGCGGCTGAGACGCTTAAATTCAACATGGCTCTTGTTCTGTTGCCTGTGTGCAGGAACACCATTACGTGGCTGAGGTCCACCAGGTTGGGGTGTCTTGTGCCCTTTGACGACAACATCAACTTCCACAAG ACCATTGCAGCAGCCATTGTTATTGGTGTCATACTCCATGCTGGAAACCACCTTGCATGTGATTTTCCCAGGCTTATAAATGAAACTGATGAAACTTATGCTCATTATTTCTTCAATGACTTCGGGCAACATAAGCCCCAATATTTGGACCTGGTACGAGGAATTGAAGGTGTGACTGGAATTCTGATGCTTATCTTCATGGCAATTGCTTTCACTCTTGCAACGCGGTGGTTTAGGCGGAGCCTTGTTAAGTTGCCCAAGCCCTTTGACAGGCTTACTGGCTTCAATGCCTTCTGGTATTCACATCACCTGTTTGTGGTTGTTTACATCTTGCTCATCATTCATGGCTTTTTCCTTTACCTTGTGCACAAATGGTACCTTAAAACG ACATGGATGTTTCTAGCTGTTCCTGTACTTCTATATGCAGGGGAAAGGACCCTTAGATTCTTCCGCTCAGGATTCTATCCTGTCCGACTTCTAAAG GTTGCAATTTACCCTGGAAATGTCCTCACACTGCAAATGTCTAAGCCTCCTCAATTTCGATATAAGAGTGGACAGTACATGTTTGTCCAATGCCCAACTGTTTCTCCATTTGAATG GCATCCATTTTCCATTACTTCAGCTCCTGGAGATGACTACCTCAGTATTCATATCCGGCAGCTTGGTGATTGGACACAAGAACTTAAAAGGGTATTCTCAGAGGCTTGTGAACCTCCCATGGCTGGGAAAAGTGGGCTGCTTAGAGCAGATGAGACAACCAAGAGAAG TTTGCCAAAGCTATTAATTGATGGACCATATGGGGCTCCAGCACAAGACTATTGGAAGTATGACGTGCTGTTACTTGTTGGTCTTGGGATAGGAGCAACACCATTTATCAGTATCCTAAAAGATTTACTCAACAATATTGTCAAGATGGAGGAGCAGGCC GATTCAGTTACAGACTTCAGTAGGCATTCAGATCAGATTAATGGATCCACAACATCTCCCTCTCTTGACAAGGTTTCTGGAAAACGCAAGAAGACATTAAGGACAACTAATGCTTACTTCTACTGGGTGACAAGGGAACAAGGATCATTCGATTGGTTTAAAGGTGTGATGAATGAAGTTGCTGAACTTGATCAAAGG GGCGTTATTGAGATGCATAACTACTTAACCAGTGTATATGAAGAAGGCGATGCACGTTCAGCTCTCATAACCATGGTTCAGGCACTTAATCATGCTAAAAACGGTGTTGATGTCGTATCTGGCACTAGG GTGCGAACACATTTTGCAAGGCCTAACTGGAAGAAAGTACTATCTAAAATTTGCACCAAGCATGCTAATGCTAGGATAG GAGTTTTCTATTGTGGGGCTCCAGTCTTGGCCAAAGAACTAGGTAAGCTTTGCCAGGAGTACAACCAGAAGGGTTCAACCAAATTCGAGTTCCATAAAGAGCATTTTTAG
- the LOC113706626 gene encoding late embryogenesis abundant protein At1g64065-like, protein MAEKYQQQQQVYPLAPSTIVPRSDAQESGTYESMELRKKKRMKRLAYIAAFAVFQTIIILVFALVVMRVKSPKVRLEDINVITKGNDNIRLNAQVRIKNTNFGRYKFDSSIATLTSGGVSVGEFVIPDGRARLKSTKTYYVVVDVTSPSSSGRGGSNSGLLQLNAKAELTGKVEFLLVLKKKKSAEMDCTMSVNLSTNFVQDLTCQ, encoded by the coding sequence ATGGCTGAAAAAtaccagcagcagcagcaggtgTACCCACTGGCACCATCTACTATTGTGCCCAGGAGTGATGCTCAAGAATCAGGTACCTATGAATCCATGGAGCtcaggaagaagaaaagaatgaaaaggTTAGCATATATCGCTGCGTTTGCTGTATTTCAGACAATAATCATCCTTGTTTTTGCCCTGGTGGTGATGCGCGTAAAATCACCTAAAGTAAGATTGGAGGACATCAATGTCATCACCAAAGGGAATGACAACATCAGGCTCAATGCACAAGTCAGGATAAAGAATACTAATTTTGGGCGTTACAAATTTGATAGCAGCATAGCTACTTTGACCTCAGGAGGTGTATCGGTGGGAGAATTTGTGATCCCTGATGGGCGGGCCAGATTGAAATCCACCAAGACATACTATGTTGTTGTGGATGTTACTAGCCCTTCAAGCTCTGGCAGAGGTGGCTCTAATTCTGGACTGCTGCAACTGAACGCTAAGGCTGAGTTGACTGGAAAAGTCGAATTCCTGCTGGTgttgaagaagaaaaaatcTGCAGAAATGGATTGTACCATGTCGGTTAATTTGTCAACAAATTTTGTCCAGGACCTCACATGCCAGTGA